The nucleotide window ACCTCCCTGCCGCTAACGAGGACGCAGTCCGAAGCCGGCACAGTATAGGGAAGCCCGGCCTACAGTGGAACCGCTCCACGAGCGAAGCGCGGCGAAATCGCCGGGACGCGGCGCAAAGATGGCCAAACCATTCCAAATATTCTTAACTCTTGATTAATATCGCCTTGCTTCAACTGAGCGCGCTCGGCGGCGAATACTCCGCCAGGAGAAGGACTTGAACCAGGCGCCGCCATTGGGGAATCGGACGCGCCTGCTCCTCCAGGGCGGGAGCGCCTCGTTCCGCCTCTCGCCCTTCGAGGGCGTCGTCCTGCTCGCGGTCCTGGCCGCTGCGATGTTCGGCGGTTACAACGCCTACGCTCGCTTAACCGACCTCAATGCTCCGGTAGAGTCGCCGCCAGTCTATTTCGAGGCCCAGCGCACCACTCTCACGAGCACGGTGTCTACAACGGGCACCGTCCAGTCGAGCCAGCAGGTGACCCTGACATTCGGCACGACGGGCAAGATCAAGGAGTTCCTCGTCGGCCTCGGCGCCCAGGTGAAAGCCGGGCAGCCCCTTGCTCGCATCGACGACACGGACCTTCAGCAGGCCGTGCGTTCCGCGCAGAGCAACCTCGATTCCGCCCAGGCGAGGCTCAACGCCGTCCTCGAGGGCCCGAGTACTACCGATATAGCCTCGGCCTTCCAGTCGCTGAACAATGCCCGCGGCCAGCTCGCGACGGCGCAGCAGAATTACGCCGACCTCAAGGCCAAGCCTACCGCTACGGAGCTGGCGACAGCGCAGCAGGGCCTTCTTCAGGCCCAGAACGCCCTCCAGACGGCAAACGACAACCTCCTCAAGGCCCAGAACGATCTCGCGACCGCCCAGGCCGACCTCGCGGCCGCGCAGGCGACCGCCGCCGAACGGCTCAGCCGAGCCCGCGACGACTGGGACGCCGCCAGCGCCGCGCTCAGCGCCTGCACGCCGTCCGCGGGCGTGAGCCTGCCGTCGATGCCGCCCCGGCCTGTGGAGGGCGTACCGCCCTCCACGGCGAGCACGCTGGTAGCCGGGGCCTGCACTTCGCCCGCGGCCGTCACCGCCTACAACCAGGCTGCCACCGCTTACAACACATCCGCCAACTCTTACGCCACCGCGCTCACGAACGTCACGCAGAAGCAGACCGCGCTGCTCAACGCCCAGACGCTACTCAATAGCGGCAACCTGCAGCGCTCCGTCCAGAGCGCGCAACTGGGGCTCCAGGTGGCGCAGCAGAAGCTGATCGACACGCAAGCCGGAGCCAAGCCTTCGGAGCTCGACGCCGCTTTGCGCGCCATCGACACCGCGCAGGCGGCGCTCGACGCCGCCCAGGCCCGCTACGACGACCTCTTCAAGCCGCCAAAGCCCGAGACCGTGCTGCCCCTGCAGGCCAGCGTGGATCAGGCCAAGACCCAGCTCGAGAGCGCCAGGCAGAACCTCGCGGCCGCCACCATCGTCGCTCCTTTCGATGGCGTCATCAGCTCGCTCAGCGGTGAGGTCGGCTCCCAGGTGAGCGCCAACACGCCCGTGTTCATCCTCCTGAACCCGCGCCTGATCCGCATCGAC belongs to Dehalococcoidia bacterium and includes:
- a CDS encoding efflux RND transporter periplasmic adaptor subunit; this translates as MNQAPPLGNRTRLLLQGGSASFRLSPFEGVVLLAVLAAAMFGGYNAYARLTDLNAPVESPPVYFEAQRTTLTSTVSTTGTVQSSQQVTLTFGTTGKIKEFLVGLGAQVKAGQPLARIDDTDLQQAVRSAQSNLDSAQARLNAVLEGPSTTDIASAFQSLNNARGQLATAQQNYADLKAKPTATELATAQQGLLQAQNALQTANDNLLKAQNDLATAQADLAAAQATAAERLSRARDDWDAASAALSACTPSAGVSLPSMPPRPVEGVPPSTASTLVAGACTSPAAVTAYNQAATAYNTSANSYATALTNVTQKQTALLNAQTLLNSGNLQRSVQSAQLGLQVAQQKLIDTQAGAKPSELDAALRAIDTAQAALDAAQARYDDLFKPPKPETVLPLQASVDQAKTQLESARQNLAAATIVAPFDGVISSLSGEVGSQVSANTPVFILLNPRLIRIDANVDQADISNLKVGQTATATFDALQGRSYQATITAIGLTPTTQQGVVTYVVTFGVDTSRLPEGTPIPAPGMTASLTVTTDRVENALVVPARSVRRVGRTSMVTVKTEQGDEQRTVVTGTTNGTLTQIVSGLTDGEKVLYSTGTAAPTRTTTGTGTFGGGQFAGPGGFPGGGQQR